The following are encoded together in the Cohaesibacter gelatinilyticus genome:
- a CDS encoding polyamine aminopropyltransferase: MLDQQEPTKAPTSYDTLPPAKARILLVSILVVALCGIVYELIIGTVSSYLLGNSVYQFSLTVGFFMFAMGIGSYLSRFFNSWLIQAFIYVELILAIVGGICSISLFMTFPYAPWIYQTAMLTFILVIGILVGLEIPLLTRVLADVKGTRDSISDVMSLDYIGALIGSVAFPLFLLPTLGLITSSFAIGLINCLVALINVFWLRDYLRYPKRLAGLVMLTLALLIGLTVYAGRITAFAQQHLYFDRIVWEKQTKYQSLVITSDWVKHDMRLFIDGHLQFSETDEHRYHEALIHPTMSWQGKRENILILGGGDGLAVREILKYDDVKTIDLVDIDPDMTKLGKGYEPFRRLNEESLSNPKVTIFNQDAFVFIQHAKKTYDRVIIDFPDPHNEAIAKLYSVEFYQMVRTRLNSGAVVVSQSSSPFLTKNTFWSIARTMEEIFGPTTNYNIAIPSFGVWGFNMAFVPDGTKRSTITKMPDSLKFMSNSVFQASKIFPVDIERPEKLAVNSIFEPDLYKVYLNDLKEGPLGDPRTGFLGLKP, encoded by the coding sequence ATGCTGGATCAACAAGAACCGACCAAAGCTCCAACAAGCTACGATACCCTCCCACCAGCCAAGGCGAGAATTCTACTTGTCTCCATTCTGGTCGTGGCTCTATGCGGTATCGTTTATGAACTGATTATCGGGACTGTATCCAGCTATCTGCTCGGTAATTCCGTCTATCAGTTTTCGCTGACAGTCGGCTTCTTCATGTTCGCAATGGGCATCGGTTCTTATCTCTCACGATTTTTCAATAGCTGGCTCATTCAGGCATTCATCTATGTTGAACTGATACTCGCCATTGTCGGGGGCATCTGCTCGATCAGCCTGTTCATGACATTCCCCTATGCACCCTGGATCTACCAGACCGCAATGCTTACCTTCATTCTGGTCATTGGCATACTGGTGGGGTTGGAAATTCCATTGCTGACGAGAGTTCTGGCAGATGTGAAGGGAACCAGAGATTCCATTTCCGATGTCATGTCGCTTGACTATATCGGCGCACTGATAGGCTCAGTTGCTTTTCCTCTATTCCTGCTTCCAACCCTTGGCCTTATCACCTCTTCCTTCGCTATTGGCCTGATCAACTGCCTTGTCGCTCTGATCAATGTTTTCTGGCTAAGGGATTATCTGAGATACCCTAAACGCCTTGCAGGTTTGGTCATGCTGACATTGGCCCTATTGATCGGTTTGACAGTCTATGCCGGACGGATCACCGCATTTGCTCAGCAGCATCTTTATTTCGACCGCATAGTCTGGGAGAAACAAACAAAATATCAAAGCCTTGTCATCACATCTGACTGGGTCAAGCATGATATGCGCCTCTTCATTGATGGACATTTGCAATTCTCCGAAACAGATGAACACCGATATCACGAGGCCCTGATTCATCCGACAATGTCATGGCAGGGAAAGCGCGAGAATATACTCATCCTTGGTGGCGGAGATGGCTTGGCGGTTCGTGAGATTCTGAAATATGACGATGTCAAAACCATTGATCTTGTAGACATTGACCCGGACATGACCAAGCTTGGTAAAGGCTACGAACCCTTTCGCCGCCTGAACGAGGAAAGCTTGTCCAATCCAAAGGTCACAATCTTCAATCAAGATGCCTTTGTCTTCATTCAGCATGCAAAGAAAACTTATGACAGGGTAATCATCGACTTTCCGGATCCGCACAACGAAGCAATCGCGAAGCTTTATTCAGTCGAGTTCTATCAAATGGTCCGCACCCGCCTGAACTCCGGCGCTGTCGTGGTCAGTCAAAGCTCCTCTCCTTTCCTCACCAAAAACACTTTTTGGTCCATTGCCAGAACCATGGAAGAGATCTTCGGTCCGACCACAAACTACAATATCGCCATTCCTTCCTTCGGTGTCTGGGGGTTCAACATGGCCTTTGTTCCGGACGGAACAAAAAGAAGCACCATCACAAAGATGCCTGACAGTTTGAAATTCATGTCCAATTCCGTGTTTCAGGCTTCAAAGATCTTCCCGGTCGATATAGAACGGCCGGAAAAGCTGGCTGTCAATTCCATTTTCGAACCTGATCTTTACAAGGTCTATCTGAATGATTTGAAGGAAGGCCCCCTGGGCGATCCCAGAACAGGCTTTCTCGGTCTCAAACCCTGA
- a CDS encoding peptidoglycan DD-metalloendopeptidase family protein produces the protein MSYSVLRKFLSTTALFAVASTISACSGEVERFGSPAFGGFTSNQKEIFTASTGRPAGQPVYNQPMPAAVPVRPQATYRAPVYQAPVYNAPRAQVPTVQAPLTTGSIARQPVYNAAPVPVYAAPAQAAAPVYAAPVYNAPAQRVPVYQPPVQAMRPNADYLATGSIAKVKLDPKPVVISSFHALPKAAPRRRAGVDYAATAATRPAINQPMPARPIANRPSQPVYTQPNYGQGGYQQTAQVQPKRNFATVISNFFSLPKAAPRTKRGVDYGSTAAINKTVYSPNAGLPTRPASYGQGNRVASVAPVSLNKNQVQPRMSGRWSSVGGTMVQVRPGEDLNALSRRYGVPSKAIAEVNGLPDRSFIASGQQVLIPVYQQVPNYGAGSNGGAQRVASLSQAINVPSVIRTPKANPLRLQSRTPYGQRMIRMQQQANASQRHMVMPGDTLTGIARRYSVPLADLAAANKLSTSSPVRMGQQLHIPAIRNTGVDYTSTASIGSNPYHVNSGIASLTRLPSAKPRQLVKASLPVVRVEPTGPIRALPKRKMRVAAVQPRGIPAQTKPVMSDAQPQQVANRLPANNNGLVAAPSVSAGAPKFRWPVRGRIISNFGRKRDGGRNDGINLAVPAGTSVRVAEGGKVIYSGSKLKGYGNLVLVQHENGWVTAYAHNEKLLVSKGQMVRRGQIIAQAGKSGNVDSPQVHFELRIKGDPVDPVPYLVAS, from the coding sequence ATGAGCTATTCTGTATTGCGTAAGTTTCTGTCGACGACGGCATTGTTTGCTGTTGCATCAACTATTTCTGCTTGCAGTGGAGAGGTTGAACGATTTGGTTCTCCTGCATTTGGTGGGTTTACTTCCAATCAAAAAGAGATTTTCACGGCTTCAACGGGTCGCCCGGCAGGGCAGCCCGTTTACAATCAGCCAATGCCCGCAGCGGTTCCTGTTCGTCCGCAGGCTACTTATAGAGCTCCAGTTTATCAGGCCCCGGTTTATAACGCGCCGCGCGCTCAGGTTCCGACAGTCCAGGCTCCCCTGACAACGGGTTCAATTGCCCGTCAGCCCGTCTATAATGCAGCACCTGTTCCAGTTTACGCAGCTCCTGCTCAGGCTGCCGCACCTGTTTATGCCGCTCCGGTCTATAATGCTCCAGCGCAGCGTGTGCCGGTTTATCAACCGCCCGTGCAAGCGATGCGTCCAAATGCTGATTATCTGGCAACAGGTTCCATTGCCAAGGTAAAGCTTGATCCCAAGCCTGTTGTGATTTCCAGTTTTCATGCATTGCCAAAAGCAGCGCCGCGGCGTCGCGCCGGTGTGGACTACGCTGCTACCGCCGCTACCAGACCAGCAATCAATCAGCCAATGCCAGCTCGGCCGATAGCCAATCGTCCGTCTCAGCCGGTTTATACTCAGCCAAACTACGGGCAAGGTGGCTATCAGCAAACTGCTCAAGTGCAGCCGAAGCGAAACTTTGCGACCGTGATTTCAAATTTCTTCTCGCTTCCCAAAGCCGCGCCTCGTACCAAACGTGGCGTTGACTATGGTTCAACAGCTGCGATCAACAAGACTGTCTATTCTCCAAATGCCGGCCTACCAACACGCCCTGCATCATATGGTCAAGGCAATCGGGTGGCTTCCGTCGCTCCGGTTTCATTGAATAAAAATCAGGTGCAACCACGGATGTCAGGTCGCTGGAGCAGTGTTGGTGGCACCATGGTGCAGGTTCGCCCCGGTGAAGATCTGAATGCATTGTCTCGCCGCTATGGTGTGCCATCCAAGGCAATCGCTGAGGTCAATGGCCTGCCAGATCGTAGCTTCATTGCTTCTGGTCAACAGGTTCTCATCCCGGTTTACCAGCAAGTTCCCAATTATGGGGCTGGGTCCAATGGAGGGGCTCAGAGAGTTGCGTCTTTGAGCCAGGCTATAAATGTACCATCTGTTATTCGCACTCCAAAAGCCAACCCGTTGCGTTTGCAAAGCCGGACACCATACGGGCAACGGATGATCCGTATGCAGCAGCAAGCAAACGCTTCGCAGCGTCATATGGTGATGCCTGGTGACACTTTGACCGGTATTGCTCGCCGCTATAGTGTTCCACTCGCGGATTTGGCAGCAGCTAACAAGCTGTCTACATCGTCGCCTGTTCGAATGGGTCAGCAATTGCATATTCCTGCAATACGGAATACAGGTGTCGATTACACCTCTACTGCATCGATTGGATCCAACCCGTATCATGTCAATAGTGGCATCGCTTCTTTGACGCGTTTGCCTTCAGCGAAGCCGCGCCAATTGGTTAAGGCAAGTCTTCCTGTGGTTCGTGTTGAACCAACTGGTCCAATTCGCGCATTGCCAAAGCGCAAGATGCGTGTCGCTGCAGTCCAACCTAGAGGAATTCCTGCCCAAACCAAACCGGTCATGTCGGATGCACAACCACAACAAGTTGCTAACCGTTTACCAGCCAACAATAACGGACTTGTTGCAGCTCCTAGCGTTTCTGCTGGTGCACCGAAGTTCCGTTGGCCGGTTCGGGGGCGGATTATTTCAAATTTTGGCCGTAAACGTGATGGCGGCCGTAACGATGGAATCAATCTGGCCGTACCAGCGGGAACGTCTGTTCGAGTCGCTGAAGGAGGCAAGGTCATCTATTCCGGTAGCAAACTGAAGGGATATGGCAATTTGGTTCTGGTGCAGCATGAAAATGGCTGGGTTACAGCATATGCTCACAACGAAAAGCTGTTGGTTAGCAAAGGTCAAATGGTTCGACGTGGGCAGATCATTGCTCAAGCTGGCAAGTCCGGCAATGTCGATAGCCCGCAGGTGCATTTCGAACTGCGCATCAAGGGCGACCCGGTCGATCCTGTTCCCTATCTGGTTGCTTCTTGA
- the surE gene encoding 5'/3'-nucleotidase SurE codes for MRILLTNDDGIHAPGLEVLEAIAREISDDVWVVAPETEQSGMSHSLTLHDPLRLRQMGEKRYACKGTPTDCVIMGVGHVLDHKPDLILSGVNRGQNIAEDVTYSGTVAGAMEGALLGIRSFALSQSYGWNSKDRVDWSCVEAHGADVVRKLLKHDLPDQTLLNINFPDCAPDELAGITVTSQGRRDQAQLSVNERHDGRGHPYYWLGFEGRRSDPQDGTDLHAVAHMQVSVTPLKIDLTDRSFLSRLREDFSH; via the coding sequence GTGCGAATTTTGCTGACCAATGATGATGGCATCCATGCTCCTGGCCTTGAGGTGCTAGAGGCTATCGCGCGTGAAATTTCTGACGATGTTTGGGTTGTTGCCCCTGAAACAGAACAAAGTGGCATGTCGCATTCTCTAACACTTCATGATCCTCTGCGTCTCCGACAAATGGGTGAGAAGCGATATGCGTGTAAAGGGACGCCTACGGATTGTGTGATTATGGGGGTAGGACATGTATTGGACCACAAACCCGATCTGATCTTGTCTGGCGTGAACCGTGGGCAGAATATAGCAGAAGACGTCACTTATTCCGGTACCGTTGCAGGAGCCATGGAAGGAGCCCTTTTGGGCATCCGCAGTTTTGCGCTTAGCCAATCGTATGGTTGGAATTCCAAGGATCGAGTCGACTGGAGCTGTGTTGAGGCGCATGGGGCTGATGTTGTGCGCAAACTCTTGAAACATGATCTGCCAGATCAGACGCTTTTGAATATCAATTTCCCGGATTGTGCGCCTGATGAGTTGGCCGGCATCACGGTTACCTCTCAAGGGCGGCGAGATCAAGCGCAATTGAGTGTGAACGAACGCCATGATGGGCGTGGTCACCCCTATTACTGGCTGGGATTTGAAGGGAGGCGCTCGGACCCTCAAGATGGAACTGATCTTCATGCTGTCGCCCATATGCAGGTTTCTGTTACCCCTCTTAAAATTGATCTTACGGATCGATCATTTCTGTCCCGTTTGCGGGAGGACTTCTCGCACTGA
- the serS gene encoding serine--tRNA ligase has product MFDIKWIRENAEAFDKALVTRGAEASSERLIALDDERIAHVQKLQEAQQRRNSASKEIGKAKGAGDEEKAQALMAEVAELKSFVQTGEAKGKELQEALNEALAALPNIPLEGVPVGEDEEDNILLHSWGDVPSFDFEPKEHYDLGEALGGMDFETAAKLSGSRFVVLRSKLARLERAIGQFMLDLHVNEHGYEEVCVPTLVRSEAMFGTAQLPKFAEDSFHTDDDRWLIPTSEVPLTNLVRESILDADVLPLRFSALSQCFRSEAGSAGRDTRGMLRQHQFSKVEMVSVTDEDNSVAEQERMLGCAEKVLQLLKIPYRVMTLCTGDMGFGARRTFDIEAWLPGQHAYREISSVSTCGDFQARRMNARYRVTGEKAVKYVHTLNGSGVAVGRCLIAVMENYQTEDGSIVIPEVLRPYMGGLEVISTK; this is encoded by the coding sequence ATGTTCGATATCAAATGGATTCGCGAGAATGCCGAGGCATTCGACAAAGCCCTTGTCACGCGTGGAGCAGAAGCTTCCTCCGAGCGCCTGATTGCTTTGGACGATGAGCGTATTGCTCATGTTCAAAAGCTTCAGGAAGCCCAGCAGCGTCGCAACTCAGCATCCAAGGAAATCGGCAAGGCCAAGGGGGCAGGGGATGAAGAGAAAGCACAAGCGCTGATGGCTGAAGTGGCAGAGTTGAAAAGCTTTGTTCAAACCGGTGAGGCCAAAGGCAAGGAACTTCAGGAAGCTCTGAATGAGGCTTTGGCTGCCCTGCCAAACATTCCTCTTGAGGGTGTACCCGTTGGTGAGGATGAAGAAGACAATATCTTGCTGCATAGCTGGGGTGATGTTCCAAGCTTCGACTTCGAGCCAAAGGAGCATTATGATCTTGGCGAAGCGCTGGGTGGAATGGATTTTGAGACTGCTGCAAAACTTTCTGGTTCCCGATTTGTTGTGCTAAGAAGCAAACTGGCACGCCTTGAACGAGCAATTGGTCAATTCATGCTGGATCTGCATGTCAATGAGCATGGCTATGAGGAAGTATGTGTTCCAACATTGGTGCGCTCGGAAGCAATGTTTGGTACAGCTCAGTTGCCGAAATTTGCTGAAGACTCTTTTCATACGGATGATGACCGTTGGTTGATTCCAACTTCCGAGGTTCCTCTTACCAATCTAGTGCGCGAAAGCATTCTGGACGCTGATGTTTTGCCACTACGCTTTTCAGCTTTGAGCCAATGTTTTCGCTCCGAAGCTGGTTCTGCTGGTCGTGATACCCGCGGTATGTTGCGTCAGCATCAGTTCTCTAAAGTAGAGATGGTTTCCGTCACTGATGAGGATAACTCCGTAGCTGAACAGGAACGTATGCTTGGATGTGCCGAGAAGGTTTTGCAGCTGTTGAAGATCCCTTACCGTGTCATGACCCTCTGTACTGGTGATATGGGCTTTGGTGCGCGCCGTACCTTCGATATTGAAGCATGGCTGCCGGGGCAGCATGCCTATCGCGAAATTTCATCTGTCTCTACTTGTGGTGATTTTCAGGCTCGCCGCATGAATGCACGCTATCGTGTGACGGGTGAGAAAGCGGTGAAATATGTTCACACTCTGAATGGCTCTGGTGTTGCAGTTGGTCGCTGTCTGATTGCAGTAATGGAGAATTACCAGACTGAAGATGGCTCCATTGTCATACCAGAGGTTTTGCGTCCATACATGGGCGGGCTGGAAGTCATTTCAACCAAATGA
- the tatC gene encoding twin-arginine translocase subunit TatC, with translation MVQDEQDHIEGSKAPLIEHLIELRKRLLKTVIAVAIAFLICFFFAEDIFNILILPYEQAVGDNRQVEMIFTAPQEYFFTQLKLALFGALFFAFPVIASQIYMFAAPGLYKHEREAFLPYLIATPILFIIGASLVFFVIMPLALQFFLSMEQTGAGVAQITHLPKVSEYLSLVMTLIFAFGLVFQLPVVLTLLARAGLATAEGLGAKRKYAVVATFVMAAVLTPPDPISQLGLAVPTLLLYELSILSVKMVEKKRLEKELEGEEFDA, from the coding sequence ATGGTTCAGGATGAACAGGATCATATTGAAGGCAGCAAAGCACCTTTGATTGAACATTTGATTGAGTTGCGCAAGCGGCTACTCAAAACAGTGATTGCTGTGGCAATTGCGTTTTTAATCTGCTTTTTCTTTGCCGAAGACATTTTCAATATTCTTATTCTTCCTTACGAGCAAGCCGTGGGAGATAATCGTCAGGTAGAGATGATTTTCACAGCTCCCCAGGAATATTTCTTCACGCAATTGAAGCTGGCCTTGTTTGGTGCGTTGTTCTTTGCATTTCCGGTTATTGCAAGTCAGATCTATATGTTTGCGGCACCTGGACTCTACAAACATGAGCGCGAAGCATTTTTGCCATATCTGATTGCTACACCCATTTTGTTTATCATCGGTGCAAGCCTGGTCTTCTTTGTCATCATGCCGTTGGCTTTGCAGTTTTTCCTGTCCATGGAACAGACCGGGGCAGGGGTGGCACAGATTACTCATTTGCCCAAGGTGAGCGAATATCTCAGCCTTGTGATGACACTGATCTTTGCATTTGGTCTGGTCTTTCAGTTGCCGGTTGTTTTGACGCTTCTGGCCCGTGCGGGTTTGGCAACCGCCGAAGGATTGGGAGCAAAACGTAAATATGCAGTTGTTGCTACTTTTGTGATGGCGGCAGTCTTGACACCTCCGGATCCTATTTCCCAGCTTGGCTTGGCTGTTCCAACGCTACTCCTTTATGAGCTCTCCATCCTGTCCGTGAAGATGGTTGAGAAAAAAAGATTGGAAAAAGAGTTGGAAGGTGAGGAGTTTGATGCCTAG
- the tatB gene encoding Sec-independent protein translocase protein TatB: MFDIGWSELLVVVIVTILVVGPKELPGLLRTIGKTVGNLRRMAGDFQHQFNDALKEAELDEVQKTISDVRKLDPTTAVKDAVKKQLSSVDDLSEDLSSQMASSTQDINEALSSNAGDDAETSKDEPRIGKLVEDHHAKMPPELAQSDTAEAVQGNNDDQPQPEQAETKKAD, encoded by the coding sequence ATGTTTGATATCGGTTGGAGTGAACTCCTTGTGGTCGTGATCGTCACCATACTGGTGGTCGGCCCCAAGGAATTGCCTGGCTTGTTGCGTACTATCGGTAAGACAGTGGGTAACTTGCGCCGTATGGCAGGAGATTTTCAGCATCAATTCAATGATGCCTTGAAAGAGGCTGAGTTGGATGAGGTGCAGAAAACAATCAGTGATGTGCGCAAGCTGGATCCAACGACTGCAGTCAAGGATGCGGTGAAGAAGCAATTGTCTTCGGTGGACGATTTATCCGAGGATCTTTCCAGTCAAATGGCATCCAGCACCCAAGATATAAACGAGGCATTGTCTTCCAATGCGGGGGATGATGCCGAGACTTCCAAAGATGAGCCGAGGATAGGCAAGTTGGTTGAAGACCATCATGCAAAGATGCCGCCTGAACTGGCACAGTCAGACACAGCCGAGGCAGTGCAGGGGAATAATGATGACCAACCCCAGCCCGAGCAGGCAGAGACGAAGAAAGCTGATTGA
- a CDS encoding twin-arginine translocase TatA/TatE family subunit, with protein sequence MGQIGIWQIVIIAVVVVLLFGRGKISELMGDVAKGINSFKKGLKDEEQAEKADSIEDKSSENVAVNSESKDKVG encoded by the coding sequence ATGGGACAAATTGGTATTTGGCAGATAGTTATCATCGCCGTTGTTGTGGTCTTGCTGTTTGGTCGTGGCAAGATCTCCGAGTTGATGGGTGATGTTGCCAAAGGCATCAATAGCTTCAAAAAAGGCTTGAAAGATGAAGAGCAGGCCGAAAAGGCAGACAGCATTGAAGATAAGTCTTCTGAAAATGTTGCTGTAAACAGTGAAAGCAAGGACAAGGTTGGTTAA